One part of the Brachyspira sp. SAP_772 genome encodes these proteins:
- a CDS encoding motility associated factor glycosyltransferase family protein, translating to MILKKNIEVLKLNKYNINAIKKIENVDSNDSYEIKFNKNNFINVSYKNKALTSLYAPIEEAKRLIEQYIKNNDADYIAIFLSVASFYHIDYFLSLNTKNKAIIIEKDIELLKLILSNIDIKNADRIIILSEEKDILLFFNNFIKEDNVKKLVVIRHIRVSNISEENKNYYDNITIQLSNIIKERLMSLTSNYYFAPIWARNIIYNMHSNYSSNNYSIESFKNYLNKETPLLLVSAGASIDNYIEKIKELSESHFVLAVSHSLNTLLNNNIKPNAVVSTDGGFYSLIHILNLFKEESILLFTTHTSYPVNSIKKERKFFFSHNESLEKILYNTQDNIYFPMEGSVIMPALRIAEFLNPKYILLAGCDFCHVDDKSHSEYSNAIALDFITSNKINTFETKKYKRLNDDNKIKCFDDCLRNTSSSLLSYKAHFESLIAYLSKNIDFFTLTKESAKIKNVNIYDNIKNSNNKQLKDFNYIEEKQNKELLKNKLSLLITNINSNNFSDDINTILNMISPWHRDAFIEGKIKYDELKDYINKWYDDVYDLID from the coding sequence ATGATATTAAAAAAAAATATAGAAGTTTTAAAACTAAATAAATATAATATAAATGCTATAAAAAAAATTGAAAATGTTGATAGTAATGATAGCTATGAAATAAAGTTTAATAAAAATAATTTTATAAATGTATCATACAAAAATAAAGCTCTCACCTCTCTTTATGCACCAATAGAAGAAGCTAAAAGATTGATAGAGCAGTATATAAAAAATAATGATGCAGATTATATAGCTATATTTTTGTCTGTAGCTTCTTTTTATCATATAGATTATTTTTTGTCATTAAATACTAAAAATAAAGCTATAATAATAGAAAAAGATATAGAGTTATTAAAGCTTATACTTTCAAATATAGATATAAAAAATGCTGATAGAATAATTATATTATCAGAAGAAAAAGATATTTTATTATTTTTTAATAATTTTATTAAAGAGGATAATGTTAAAAAACTTGTGGTTATAAGACATATAAGAGTTTCTAATATTAGCGAAGAAAATAAAAACTATTATGACAATATTACAATACAATTATCAAATATCATAAAAGAGAGATTAATGTCTCTTACATCAAATTATTATTTTGCTCCTATATGGGCAAGAAACATTATTTATAATATGCATTCTAATTATTCTTCTAATAATTATTCTATAGAAAGCTTTAAAAATTATTTAAATAAAGAAACTCCTCTTCTTTTAGTATCTGCTGGTGCTTCCATAGATAATTATATAGAAAAAATAAAAGAGTTATCAGAAAGCCATTTTGTTTTGGCAGTATCTCATTCATTAAATACTCTTCTTAATAACAACATAAAACCAAATGCAGTAGTATCCACAGACGGAGGTTTTTATTCTTTAATACATATATTAAACCTTTTTAAAGAAGAGAGTATATTGCTATTTACAACGCATACATCATACCCAGTAAATAGCATAAAAAAAGAAAGGAAGTTTTTTTTCTCGCACAATGAAAGCCTTGAAAAAATATTATATAACACACAAGACAATATTTATTTTCCTATGGAAGGAAGCGTTATAATGCCTGCTTTAAGAATAGCAGAGTTTTTGAACCCTAAATATATTCTTCTTGCAGGATGCGATTTCTGTCATGTTGATGATAAAAGCCATTCAGAATATTCAAATGCAATAGCTTTAGATTTTATTACAAGCAATAAGATAAACACATTTGAGACAAAAAAATATAAAAGATTAAATGATGATAATAAAATAAAATGCTTTGATGATTGTTTAAGAAATACTTCCTCTTCGCTTTTAAGCTACAAAGCTCATTTTGAAAGTTTGATTGCATATTTATCAAAGAATATAGATTTTTTCACACTTACAAAAGAATCAGCAAAAATAAAAAATGTAAATATATATGATAATATAAAAAACTCTAATAATAAACAATTAAAAGATTTTAACTATATAGAAGAAAAACAAAATAAAGAACTATTAAAAAATAAATTATCATTATTAATAACAAATATTAATTCTAATAATTTTTCTGATGATATAAATACAATATTAAATATGATATCCCCATGGCATAGAGATGCTTTTATAGAAGGAAAAATAAAATATGATGAATTAAAAGATTATATAAATAAATGGTATGATGATGTATATGATTTAATAGATTAA
- a CDS encoding aldo/keto reductase encodes MSYILKSSNKMPKFGIGTWRMGENAKKSGIEIKAIECALKNGVKLIDTAEMYGEGGAEIIVGEALKKANIDRKEFFIVSKVYPHNAGRDNLFTSLKNSLSRLGLDYLDMYLLHWRGRIPLRETVECMEEAKKEGLIRDWGVSNFDVDDMRELESIKNGDKCAVNQVLYHLASRGIDFDLASYMLERNIVLMAYCPLAQAGDLGKDLLNNSVVKNIAKKHNALPSQIALAFIMSFDKRVPIPKSSSEKHILENINSQKIVLDKEDIELLNKEFPKPNRKMPLDIV; translated from the coding sequence ATGAGTTATATTTTAAAATCTTCAAACAAAATGCCTAAATTTGGAATAGGCACTTGGAGAATGGGAGAGAATGCTAAAAAGAGCGGCATAGAAATTAAAGCTATAGAATGTGCTTTAAAAAATGGTGTAAAACTAATAGATACTGCAGAGATGTATGGAGAGGGCGGAGCTGAGATAATAGTTGGAGAAGCTTTAAAAAAAGCAAATATAGATAGAAAAGAGTTTTTTATAGTTTCTAAAGTTTATCCTCATAATGCTGGCAGAGATAATTTATTTACTAGTTTAAAAAATTCTCTAAGTCGTTTGGGGCTTGATTATTTGGATATGTATTTACTTCATTGGAGGGGACGTATTCCTTTGAGAGAAACTGTTGAATGTATGGAAGAGGCTAAAAAAGAGGGACTTATAAGAGATTGGGGAGTTTCTAATTTTGATGTAGATGATATGAGAGAGCTTGAGAGTATAAAAAATGGAGATAAATGTGCTGTTAATCAGGTGTTATATCATTTAGCTTCTCGTGGTATTGATTTTGATTTGGCTTCTTATATGCTTGAGAGAAATATTGTATTAATGGCTTATTGTCCTTTAGCACAGGCTGGAGATTTGGGCAAAGATTTATTAAACAATAGTGTCGTTAAAAATATAGCAAAAAAACATAATGCTTTACCAAGTCAAATAGCATTAGCTTTTATAATGTCTTTTGATAAGAGAGTTCCCATACCAAAAAGCTCAAGTGAAAAACATATATTAGAAAATATTAATTCTCAAAAGATTGTATTAGATAAAGAAGATATAGAGCTTTTAAATAAAGAGTTTCCTAAGCCTAACAGAAAAATGCCTTTAGATATAGTTTAA
- a CDS encoding DUF3108 domain-containing protein, translating into MMKYVLTITILISNMVFAYNQTFKVGEYIKYDVLAQVPEFNISGKVGTLEAKVLAISNVDGVPAYHLYAHVYGTRAANLIYRISDVFEAWVSTNDFTPLLIVKDAQEGEWTNYETSKFNHKERYFIYNDKRATNEKITYEGLAFDGLSLVFFMRFVDKNIGTFSIDWLEARNVKKGIRFIIEDGPEIKTKLERGKLKTVRIYENGKYGTDALIAKDKYNQIPLDVIIAEQKLYGLTIRVRGIIREYKDGK; encoded by the coding sequence ATGATGAAATATGTTTTAACAATAACAATACTAATATCAAATATGGTTTTTGCCTATAATCAAACTTTTAAGGTTGGAGAATATATTAAATATGATGTTTTGGCGCAAGTACCAGAGTTTAATATAAGCGGAAAGGTTGGAACACTTGAAGCTAAAGTACTTGCAATTAGCAATGTAGATGGAGTTCCTGCTTATCATTTATATGCTCATGTTTATGGAACTAGAGCTGCTAACCTAATATACAGAATAAGTGATGTATTTGAAGCTTGGGTATCTACAAATGATTTTACTCCTTTACTAATAGTTAAAGATGCTCAAGAAGGAGAATGGACTAATTATGAAACTTCTAAATTTAATCATAAAGAAAGATATTTTATTTATAATGATAAAAGAGCAACTAATGAAAAAATAACTTATGAGGGTTTAGCTTTTGATGGTTTATCATTAGTATTTTTCATGAGATTTGTTGATAAAAATATTGGAACATTTTCTATTGATTGGCTTGAGGCTAGAAATGTAAAAAAAGGTATTAGATTTATAATAGAAGATGGTCCGGAAATAAAAACAAAATTAGAAAGAGGAAAATTAAAAACTGTAAGAATATATGAAAATGGAAAATATGGAACAGACGCTTTAATAGCAAAAGATAAATATAATCAGATACCTTTAGATGTTATAATAGCAGAGCAAAAATTATATGGGCTCACTATTAGAGTAAGAGGTATTATAAGAGAGTATAAAGACGGAAAATGA
- a CDS encoding AMP-binding protein translates to MINEKLSEYIFNSIKENWDINAFCDYGKDNFIKYSDVAKHILKMHTIFKRMEIYKGDKIALCGVNSANWALTYLSIVSYGAVVVPILVDFAKDDIISILNDSGSKYLFMDKYILEKIDKEKLSFLNRIFYLDNLTIFDHKNDLTEEYNDILDVQLENFSRETFSLNIFENDTLATIIYTSGTTGFSKGVMLNHNSLAANVRFAIDNMPIKSNDHILSFLPLAHVFGCLFDFLFPFSKGACIYMLSAIPSPNILLKAFDEVKPNLILMVPLVLEKIYFKKLKPTIDKPIMKKLLNFPFISKILKNKIRDKLTESFGGNFHEVIVGGSALNEEVERFLMDIGFKFTVGYGMTECGPLISYSPWDKHVARSCGCIIDTLEVKIDSNSSDEVGDIMVKGENVMLGYYKNPKATAEVLSRDGWLRTNDLGVLGEGNRIFIRGRSKNMLLGPSGQNIYPEEIESKLNSMPYILESLIVQRENKLHALVYLDAEQIKDLNEEEINRELEKIKENINKLIPDFARISSFEIQKEEFEKNPTKKIKRFLYK, encoded by the coding sequence ATGATTAATGAAAAATTGTCTGAGTATATTTTCAACTCTATTAAAGAAAATTGGGATATTAATGCTTTTTGTGATTATGGTAAGGATAATTTTATAAAATATTCTGATGTAGCTAAGCATATATTAAAAATGCATACTATATTTAAAAGAATGGAGATATATAAGGGAGATAAAATTGCATTATGCGGGGTTAACTCTGCAAATTGGGCTTTAACTTATTTATCTATAGTAAGTTATGGGGCTGTGGTTGTGCCTATATTAGTTGATTTTGCTAAAGATGATATTATTTCTATATTAAATGATTCTGGCTCTAAGTATCTATTTATGGATAAGTATATATTAGAAAAAATTGATAAAGAAAAGTTGAGCTTTTTAAATAGAATATTTTATTTGGATAATTTAACTATATTCGACCACAAAAATGATTTAACAGAAGAGTATAATGATATTCTTGATGTGCAATTAGAAAATTTCAGCAGAGAAACTTTTTCATTAAATATATTTGAAAATGATACTTTAGCTACTATAATATATACTTCTGGAACTACTGGTTTTAGTAAAGGTGTTATGCTTAATCATAATTCGCTTGCTGCCAATGTAAGATTTGCAATAGACAATATGCCTATAAAATCTAATGACCATATACTTTCATTTTTGCCTTTAGCACATGTATTTGGATGTTTGTTTGATTTTTTATTTCCTTTCTCTAAAGGTGCTTGTATATATATGCTAAGTGCAATACCTAGCCCTAATATTTTGCTTAAGGCTTTTGATGAGGTAAAACCCAATTTAATACTTATGGTGCCTTTAGTTTTGGAGAAGATTTATTTCAAAAAATTAAAGCCTACAATAGATAAGCCTATAATGAAAAAATTATTAAATTTCCCTTTTATATCTAAAATATTAAAAAATAAAATTAGAGATAAATTAACAGAATCATTTGGCGGTAACTTTCATGAGGTAATAGTTGGAGGGAGTGCTTTAAATGAAGAAGTTGAAAGATTTTTAATGGATATAGGTTTTAAGTTTACAGTGGGTTATGGCATGACAGAATGCGGACCTTTAATTAGTTATTCTCCATGGGATAAGCATGTGGCTAGAAGCTGCGGATGCATAATAGACACATTAGAAGTGAAGATTGATTCTAACAGCAGTGATGAAGTTGGGGACATTATGGTTAAGGGTGAAAATGTTATGCTTGGGTACTACAAAAACCCTAAAGCTACTGCAGAAGTTTTATCTCGTGATGGCTGGCTTAGAACTAATGATTTGGGCGTACTTGGAGAGGGAAATAGAATATTTATAAGAGGAAGAAGTAAAAATATGCTTCTTGGACCTAGCGGACAGAATATTTATCCTGAGGAGATTGAAAGTAAATTAAACAGTATGCCTTATATATTAGAATCTTTAATTGTTCAAAGAGAAAACAAACTTCATGCTTTGGTATATTTGGATGCTGAGCAAATAAAAGATTTAAACGAAGAAGAGATAAACAGGGAATTAGAAAAAATCAAAGAGAATATTAATAAATTGATTCCAGATTTTGCTAGAATTTCTAGTTTTGAAATACAAAAAGAAGAGTTTGAAAAGAATCCTACTAAAAAAATTAAAAGATTTTTATATAAATAA